The following proteins come from a genomic window of Micromonospora echinofusca:
- a CDS encoding metal-sensitive transcriptional regulator, translating into MKLRPEMTSEALTRLKRARGQLNAVIEMMETGQDCREALTQLAAVSKAIDRAGFKIIASGMRHCTAARERGDSPEMTEEELEKLFLALA; encoded by the coding sequence GTGAAGCTGCGACCCGAGATGACGAGCGAGGCCCTCACCCGCCTGAAGCGGGCCCGGGGCCAGCTCAACGCGGTCATCGAGATGATGGAGACCGGCCAGGACTGCCGCGAGGCGCTGACCCAGCTCGCCGCCGTGTCGAAGGCGATCGACCGGGCCGGCTTCAAGATCATCGCCTCCGGAATGCGGCACTGCACCGCCGCCCGCGAGCGGGGCGACTCCCCGGAGATGACCGAGGAGGAGCTGGAGAAGCTCTTCCTCGCCCTCGCCTGA
- a CDS encoding MBL fold metallo-hydrolase, which yields MAVEVSVIATSSLGDRSYLASDGTVAIVVDPQRDIDRILYLAGEKGVRVTHVVETHIHNDYVSGGLELARLTGARYLVAADDEVDFDRTPVADGDTVPVSGALRLRVLATPGHTFHHLSYVLDEADDSGWRPVGVFTGGSLLFGTTGRTDLLGEQHAHVLAHHQHTSARRLADLLPDGAEVWPTHGFGSFCSASQSDAPESTIGREKRANPVLRLAADDFVTETLAGLDAYPAYYAHMGVANLAGPAPVDLTPVARADAAELRERIAAGQWVVDLRHRKAYATSHLAGTVALGLDGPMSTWLGWLIDWGAPLTLLAETEEQVADAQRELVRVGIDRPAAQATGDPDRWSTEPGQLRELRMADFPALAAARAGDTPAGLPAPDVVLDVRMTNEWTAGHVEGAVHIPLPDLPGRLAEVPAGTVWVHCGSGYRATAAASLLANAGREVVVIDDKFGRAEAAGVATSPGDA from the coding sequence ATGGCAGTTGAGGTGTCCGTCATCGCGACGTCCTCGCTCGGCGACCGCAGCTACCTGGCCTCCGACGGCACGGTGGCGATCGTGGTCGACCCGCAGCGCGACATCGACCGGATCCTGTACCTGGCCGGCGAGAAGGGCGTACGCGTCACCCACGTGGTGGAGACCCACATCCACAACGACTACGTCTCCGGCGGTCTGGAGCTGGCCCGGCTGACCGGTGCCCGCTACCTCGTCGCCGCGGACGACGAGGTCGACTTCGACCGGACGCCGGTCGCCGACGGCGACACCGTGCCCGTCTCCGGCGCGCTGCGGCTGCGGGTGCTCGCCACCCCGGGACACACGTTCCACCACCTGTCGTACGTGCTCGACGAGGCCGACGACTCCGGCTGGCGCCCGGTCGGCGTCTTCACCGGCGGCTCACTGCTCTTCGGCACCACCGGGCGCACCGACCTGCTCGGCGAGCAGCACGCCCACGTACTCGCCCACCACCAGCACACCTCGGCCCGGCGCCTGGCCGACCTGCTGCCCGACGGCGCCGAGGTGTGGCCCACCCACGGCTTCGGCAGCTTCTGCTCCGCCAGCCAGTCCGACGCGCCCGAGTCGACCATCGGCCGGGAGAAACGGGCGAACCCCGTGCTGCGGCTGGCCGCCGACGACTTCGTCACCGAGACCCTCGCCGGGCTCGACGCCTACCCGGCGTACTACGCCCACATGGGCGTGGCGAACCTCGCCGGCCCGGCGCCGGTGGACCTCACCCCGGTCGCCCGGGCCGACGCCGCCGAGCTGCGGGAGCGGATCGCCGCCGGCCAGTGGGTCGTCGACCTGCGCCACCGCAAGGCGTATGCCACGTCGCACCTGGCGGGCACCGTCGCCCTCGGACTCGACGGCCCGATGTCGACCTGGCTCGGCTGGCTCATCGACTGGGGCGCACCGCTCACCCTGCTGGCGGAGACCGAGGAGCAGGTCGCCGACGCCCAGCGCGAACTGGTCCGCGTCGGCATCGACCGGCCGGCCGCCCAGGCCACCGGCGACCCCGACCGGTGGTCCACCGAGCCGGGGCAGCTCCGCGAGCTGCGCATGGCCGACTTTCCCGCGCTGGCCGCCGCCCGGGCCGGCGACACCCCGGCGGGGCTGCCCGCCCCGGACGTGGTGCTCGACGTCCGGATGACCAACGAGTGGACCGCCGGTCACGTCGAGGGCGCCGTGCACATCCCCCTGCCCGACCTGCCCGGGCGCCTCGCCGAGGTGCCCGCCGGCACCGTCTGGGTGCACTGCGGCTCCGGGTACCGGGCCACCGCCGCCGCCTCGCTGCTGGCCAACGCGGGCCGCGAGGTCGTCGTGATCGACGACAAGTTCGGCCGGGCCGAGGCCGCCGGGGTCGCCACGAGCCCCGGCGACGCCTGA
- a CDS encoding sulfite exporter TauE/SafE family protein — MTGSLALTVALAVLIGVSLGLLGGGGSILAVPLLVYVADLPAREAIATSLLVVGVTSAVGALPHARAGRVRWRTGLLFGAAGMAGAYGGGRLAAFVPAAVLLTGFALMMLATATAMLRGRRDGPGRQRRELPVARVLLDGVVVGLVTGLVGAGGGFLVVPALALLGGLPMPVAVGTSLVVIAMKSFAGLAGYLSTVAIDWGLAAAVTGAAVLGSLAGGRLAGQVPEDVLRRAFGWFVAAMGVFVLAQQLPQDLRADPLLWTVATTTVAVAVVVAGVRRIRRRLPPPPASSDSNTTGKRQDSM, encoded by the coding sequence GTGACCGGCAGCCTCGCGCTGACCGTCGCGCTGGCCGTCCTCATCGGGGTGAGCCTCGGCCTGCTCGGCGGCGGCGGGTCCATCCTCGCCGTGCCGCTGCTGGTCTACGTCGCCGATCTGCCGGCCCGGGAGGCGATCGCCACCTCGCTGCTCGTCGTCGGGGTGACCAGCGCCGTCGGCGCGCTGCCGCACGCGCGGGCCGGCCGGGTCCGGTGGCGCACCGGCCTGCTCTTCGGGGCCGCGGGCATGGCCGGCGCGTACGGCGGCGGGCGCCTCGCCGCGTTCGTCCCGGCGGCGGTCCTGCTCACCGGCTTCGCCCTGATGATGCTCGCCACCGCGACGGCCATGCTGCGGGGCCGGCGCGACGGCCCGGGGCGGCAGCGGCGTGAGCTGCCCGTGGCGCGGGTGCTCCTCGACGGCGTCGTGGTCGGACTGGTCACCGGGCTGGTCGGCGCGGGCGGCGGGTTCCTGGTGGTGCCGGCCCTCGCGCTGCTGGGCGGCCTGCCGATGCCGGTCGCGGTCGGCACCTCGCTCGTGGTCATCGCCATGAAGTCGTTCGCCGGGCTGGCCGGCTACCTGTCCACCGTCGCCATCGACTGGGGCCTGGCCGCCGCCGTCACCGGCGCCGCCGTGCTCGGCAGCCTCGCCGGCGGCCGACTCGCCGGGCAGGTCCCGGAGGACGTGCTGCGCCGGGCGTTCGGCTGGTTCGTGGCGGCGATGGGCGTCTTCGTGCTGGCCCAGCAGTTGCCCCAAGATCTGCGGGCGGACCCGCTGCTGTGGACCGTCGCCACGACCACGGTGGCGGTGGCAGTGGTGGTCGCCGGGGTGCGACGGATACGCCGGCGGCTCCCACCGCCACCGGCGTCGTCTGACTCCAATACGACTGGGAAACGACAGGACTCGATGTAG
- a CDS encoding sensor histidine kinase, which translates to MRTTALCCVSGAALFQATPDRRALVAGVATGLAAWSVVYVRFSSRGWLLPVDTLVIMLLCLAQRWTVPPDAAVDSTNWVLAVVTVTAIAHQWLTTAAGGVLLTIAVVVAHLAGNALALPETWSGTVSLGLWTFAEAGLSRVLFLLVRAGAQQADRTVAASERARRDAAVAAARRADEREHLAILHDTAAATLLAVGTRMVDGTEPWLAEQAARDLEILAAQPHFPDGDTDLVRLLDQVARHAPVAVEVRLPAAVPMPAIRATAISAAAREALTNVARHAGVDTAVLVVGRAGDRILVEISDQGRGFAPERVPPHRRGVSQSIAQRMARVGGRAIVTSRPGAGTRIFLEVPDG; encoded by the coding sequence ATGCGCACCACGGCGCTGTGCTGTGTGAGCGGCGCCGCGTTGTTCCAGGCGACCCCCGACCGGCGCGCGCTGGTCGCGGGCGTGGCCACCGGGCTCGCCGCCTGGAGCGTGGTGTACGTCCGCTTCAGCTCCCGCGGGTGGCTACTGCCGGTGGACACGCTGGTGATCATGCTGCTGTGCCTGGCCCAGCGCTGGACCGTGCCGCCGGACGCGGCGGTGGACAGCACGAACTGGGTCCTCGCCGTCGTGACGGTAACGGCCATAGCGCACCAGTGGCTCACGACCGCGGCCGGCGGCGTACTGCTGACCATCGCGGTCGTGGTGGCGCATCTGGCCGGCAACGCCCTTGCCCTGCCCGAGACCTGGTCGGGCACCGTTTCACTCGGCCTGTGGACCTTCGCGGAGGCCGGCCTGTCCAGGGTGCTGTTCCTGCTCGTGCGGGCCGGAGCCCAGCAGGCTGACCGGACCGTCGCGGCGAGCGAACGGGCCCGGCGCGATGCCGCGGTCGCGGCCGCCCGACGTGCCGACGAACGGGAGCACCTGGCGATACTGCACGACACCGCGGCAGCCACCCTGCTCGCGGTCGGCACCCGCATGGTCGACGGCACCGAGCCGTGGCTGGCCGAGCAGGCCGCCCGCGACCTGGAGATCCTCGCCGCGCAGCCGCACTTCCCCGACGGCGACACGGACCTGGTACGGCTGCTGGACCAGGTGGCGCGGCACGCCCCGGTCGCGGTGGAGGTGCGCTTGCCGGCGGCCGTGCCGATGCCGGCGATCCGCGCCACGGCGATCAGCGCGGCGGCTCGGGAGGCGCTGACGAACGTGGCGCGCCATGCCGGCGTCGACACCGCCGTACTGGTGGTGGGGCGGGCCGGGGACCGGATCCTGGTGGAGATCTCCGACCAGGGCAGGGGCTTCGCGCCGGAGCGGGTACCGCCGCATCGGCGCGGGGTGTCGCAGTCCATAGCGCAACGCATGGCACGGGTCGGCGGACGAGCGATCGTGACGTCGCGTCCTGGCGCCGGCACCCGGATCTTCCTGGAGGTCCCGGATGGCTGA
- a CDS encoding response regulator transcription factor, which translates to MATTGLNTVVVIDDHPAIISGIEAWCGAAEPPVQVVDSGRTPAVAWTDPGLSADVIVFDLLLNGQVPAYPDLRRLVDAGRRVIVYTMREDRDTILTCLDLGALTCLAKTEGPGHLVPAIHAAGQNLPYTSPSMARAISTDARPDRPRLTPREVDVLVSWFACESKEMVARKLGLSVRTVNSYIDRVRIRYANAGRPASTKAALVARAIQDGLVRLDEL; encoded by the coding sequence ATGGCAACCACAGGGTTGAACACGGTGGTGGTCATCGACGACCACCCGGCGATCATCTCCGGGATCGAGGCGTGGTGCGGCGCGGCCGAACCGCCGGTCCAGGTCGTCGATTCCGGCAGGACACCGGCGGTGGCCTGGACGGATCCAGGCCTGTCCGCCGACGTCATCGTGTTCGACCTGCTGCTCAACGGGCAGGTCCCGGCGTACCCCGACCTGCGGCGGCTCGTCGACGCCGGCCGTCGGGTGATCGTCTACACCATGCGAGAGGACCGCGACACCATCCTCACCTGTCTCGACCTCGGCGCACTCACCTGTCTCGCCAAGACGGAGGGACCCGGTCACCTGGTCCCCGCGATCCACGCGGCCGGCCAGAACCTGCCCTACACCTCCCCGTCCATGGCCCGCGCCATCAGCACGGACGCCCGGCCCGACCGGCCACGACTCACGCCGAGGGAGGTCGACGTGCTGGTCAGCTGGTTCGCCTGTGAGTCCAAGGAGATGGTGGCCCGCAAGCTCGGCCTGTCCGTGCGTACGGTGAACAGCTACATCGACCGGGTCCGCATCCGCTATGCGAACGCCGGACGTCCGGCCTCCACCAAGGCGGCGCTGGTCGCCCGGGCCATTCAGGACGGCCTGGTCCGGCTGGACGAGTTGTAG
- a CDS encoding alcohol dehydrogenase catalytic domain-containing protein — protein sequence MLAGRLHLAERALRMESVPVPEPRDGQVRIRVEAAGVCLSDVHLIDGTLTPLYLPGDVVTLGHEVAGVVDAFGDDVEGWEPGQRVLLQAGERDRRGTVLTRGVDYDGGWAEYAVASESTVVPIPDDLPFEQACVIPDAVSTPWAAVTDTARTRPGEAVGVWGVGGLGAHAVQLLRLVGAAPVIAVEPLAAARERAVALGADAVLDPADPAFRDAVLDLTGGRGLDVAFDFAGVTAVREQALTVLGRRGRLVLAGIANKPVTIASDSPFTYFQQAVLGHYGSEGEHVEQLVSLARQGRLDLAASISDVLPLADAQEAVRRVQTKQGNPIRLILRP from the coding sequence ATGCTGGCCGGACGGCTGCACCTGGCGGAGCGGGCGTTGCGGATGGAGTCGGTGCCGGTGCCCGAACCGCGGGACGGGCAGGTGCGGATCAGGGTCGAGGCGGCCGGGGTCTGCCTCTCCGACGTGCACCTGATCGACGGCACCCTCACGCCGCTGTACCTGCCCGGCGACGTGGTGACCCTCGGGCACGAGGTGGCCGGGGTCGTCGACGCGTTCGGCGACGACGTCGAGGGCTGGGAGCCCGGTCAGCGGGTGCTGCTCCAGGCGGGGGAGCGGGACCGGCGCGGCACCGTGCTGACCCGGGGCGTGGACTACGACGGCGGCTGGGCCGAGTACGCCGTGGCCAGCGAGAGCACCGTGGTGCCGATCCCGGACGACCTCCCCTTCGAGCAGGCCTGCGTCATACCCGACGCGGTCTCCACCCCCTGGGCGGCGGTGACGGACACCGCGCGTACCCGCCCCGGCGAGGCGGTCGGGGTGTGGGGCGTGGGTGGGCTGGGCGCGCACGCCGTGCAGTTGCTCCGCCTGGTCGGCGCGGCCCCGGTGATCGCCGTGGAGCCACTGGCGGCGGCGCGCGAGCGGGCGGTGGCCCTGGGGGCCGACGCGGTGCTCGACCCGGCCGACCCCGCCTTCCGCGACGCCGTGCTGGACCTGACGGGCGGGCGAGGGCTGGACGTGGCGTTCGACTTCGCCGGCGTCACCGCCGTGCGCGAGCAGGCGCTGACCGTGTTGGGCCGCCGGGGCCGGCTGGTGCTCGCGGGCATCGCCAACAAGCCGGTGACGATCGCGTCGGACAGCCCGTTCACCTACTTCCAGCAGGCGGTGCTCGGCCACTACGGCTCGGAGGGCGAGCACGTCGAGCAGTTGGTGTCGCTGGCCCGGCAGGGGCGACTCGACCTGGCGGCGTCGATCAGCGACGTGCTGCCGCTGGCCGACGCCCAGGAGGCGGTGCGCCGGGTGCAGACCAAGCAGGGCAACCCGATCCGGCTGATCCTGCGCCCCTGA
- a CDS encoding polyamine aminopropyltransferase, with protein sequence MGVRFEELAWRETPIGLISLRRRRDPQLDVEVYEVKLDDEFLMSSLFPVAEIELARLGLAPLSGQGLDVVVGGLGLGYTARTALSDERVGSLLVVEAIEDVIDWHRRELLPFAAGLAADPRTRFVRADFFAAVADGSGFDPREPGRRFHAVLLDVDHSPRNVLHPSHASFYTPDGLRRLAAHLHPDGVFALWSDDPPDPDFEAALSEVFRTARAHVVPFANPLTGGRSANTVYVAQR encoded by the coding sequence GTGGGCGTGCGATTCGAGGAACTGGCCTGGCGGGAGACCCCGATCGGCCTCATCAGCCTGCGTCGGCGCCGCGACCCGCAGCTCGACGTCGAGGTGTACGAGGTCAAGCTCGACGACGAGTTCCTGATGTCGAGCCTCTTCCCCGTGGCGGAGATCGAGCTGGCCCGGCTGGGCCTGGCGCCCCTGTCCGGGCAGGGCCTCGACGTGGTCGTCGGCGGCCTCGGCCTCGGCTACACCGCCCGCACCGCGCTCTCCGACGAGCGGGTCGGCTCGCTGCTGGTGGTGGAGGCGATCGAGGACGTCATCGACTGGCACCGGCGCGAACTGCTCCCCTTCGCCGCCGGGCTGGCCGCCGATCCCCGTACCCGGTTCGTGCGGGCCGACTTCTTCGCCGCGGTCGCCGACGGCAGCGGGTTCGACCCGCGGGAGCCGGGGCGGCGGTTCCACGCCGTGCTGCTCGACGTCGACCACTCGCCGCGCAACGTGCTGCACCCGAGCCACGCCAGCTTCTACACCCCCGACGGACTGCGCCGGCTCGCCGCCCACCTGCACCCGGACGGGGTGTTCGCCCTCTGGTCGGACGACCCGCCCGATCCCGACTTCGAGGCGGCGCTGAGCGAGGTGTTCCGCACCGCGCGGGCGCACGTCGTCCCGTTCGCCAACCCGCTGACCGGGGGGCGCTCGGCCAACACCGTCTACGTCGCCCAGCGCTGA
- a CDS encoding long-chain-fatty-acid--CoA ligase — MDLSAERPWLRSYAPGVPATVTPSDESLVDLLRDAARRFGPRVALDFFGATTTYADLDDQVGRAAEALRRLGVGRGDRVALVLPNCPQHVVAFYAVLRLGAVVVEHNPLYTPQELTHQLADHGARVAVVWDKVAPSVRGAVGATAVETVLAVDLTRALPRRKRWALRLPLARARATRAAMTGPAPGALSWERLVAEAGPLAAAHPAPGPDDTALLQYTGGTTGTPKGAILTHRNLRTNAAQGRAWVPGLRDGEETVYAVLPLFHAYGLTLCLTFSVGIGATLVLFPRFDLDQTLDAVRRRPPTFLPAVPPIYEKLATTARERGVDLSSARYAISGAMALPPATVELWESVTGGLLVEGYGMTETSPVALGNPVSPARRPGTVGVPFPSTDIRIVDPEDPSRERAPGEAGELLIRGPQVFAGYWNRPAETAAALLPDGWLRTGDVVVADADGFVSVVDRIKELIITGGFNVYPSEVEDALRRVPGIRDAAVVGLPGAHGEEVVAAVVADEGAEPDEAGVRAACRQHLAGYKVPRRVVVVEDLPRSQIGKILRREVRDRLLADG, encoded by the coding sequence ATGGACCTGAGCGCGGAGCGACCCTGGCTGCGCAGCTACGCCCCGGGCGTGCCGGCCACCGTCACGCCGTCCGACGAGTCGCTGGTCGACCTGCTGCGCGACGCCGCCCGCCGGTTCGGCCCCCGGGTCGCGCTGGACTTCTTCGGCGCCACCACCACGTACGCCGACCTGGACGACCAGGTGGGCCGGGCGGCCGAGGCGCTGCGCCGCCTCGGCGTCGGCCGGGGCGACCGGGTGGCGCTGGTGTTGCCCAACTGCCCGCAGCACGTGGTCGCGTTCTACGCCGTGCTGCGGCTCGGCGCGGTGGTGGTGGAGCACAACCCGCTCTACACCCCGCAGGAACTCACCCACCAGCTCGCCGACCACGGCGCCCGGGTCGCGGTGGTCTGGGACAAGGTCGCTCCCTCGGTGCGGGGGGCCGTCGGCGCGACGGCCGTCGAGACGGTGCTCGCGGTGGACCTGACCCGGGCGCTGCCCCGGCGCAAGCGCTGGGCGCTGCGGCTGCCGCTGGCCCGCGCGCGGGCCACCCGCGCGGCGATGACCGGGCCCGCGCCCGGAGCGCTGTCCTGGGAGCGGCTGGTGGCCGAGGCCGGCCCGCTGGCCGCCGCGCACCCCGCCCCCGGGCCGGACGACACGGCGCTGTTGCAGTACACGGGCGGCACCACCGGCACCCCGAAGGGCGCGATCCTGACCCACCGGAACCTGCGGACCAACGCGGCGCAGGGCCGCGCCTGGGTGCCCGGCCTGCGCGACGGCGAGGAGACGGTGTACGCGGTCCTACCGCTGTTCCACGCGTACGGGCTGACGCTCTGCCTCACCTTCTCGGTGGGCATCGGCGCCACGCTGGTGCTCTTCCCCCGCTTCGACCTCGACCAGACGCTGGACGCGGTGCGCCGCCGTCCGCCGACCTTCCTGCCCGCCGTCCCGCCGATCTACGAGAAGCTGGCCACGACCGCCCGGGAGCGCGGTGTCGACCTCTCCTCGGCCCGGTACGCCATCTCCGGCGCCATGGCACTGCCCCCGGCGACGGTCGAGCTGTGGGAGTCGGTCACCGGCGGGCTGCTCGTCGAGGGCTACGGCATGACCGAGACCTCGCCGGTCGCGCTCGGCAACCCGGTCTCCCCCGCCCGCCGGCCGGGCACCGTCGGCGTGCCGTTCCCGTCCACCGACATCCGCATCGTCGACCCGGAGGACCCGTCGCGCGAGCGCGCCCCGGGCGAGGCGGGCGAGCTGCTGATCCGGGGGCCGCAGGTGTTCGCCGGCTACTGGAACCGCCCGGCGGAGACGGCGGCGGCGCTGCTGCCCGACGGCTGGCTGCGCACGGGGGACGTCGTGGTGGCCGACGCCGACGGCTTCGTCAGCGTGGTCGACCGGATCAAGGAGCTGATCATCACCGGCGGGTTCAACGTCTACCCGTCGGAGGTGGAGGACGCGCTGCGCCGCGTACCAGGCATCCGCGACGCCGCGGTGGTCGGCCTGCCGGGCGCGCACGGCGAGGAGGTGGTGGCGGCGGTCGTCGCCGACGAGGGCGCCGAGCCCGACGAGGCGGGCGTCCGGGCGGCGTGCCGGCAGCACCTGGCCGGATACAAGGTCCCCCGCCGCGTGGTCGTCGTCGAGGACCTGCCCCGCTCCCAGATCGGCAAGATCCTGCGCCGCGAGGTCCGCGACCGGCTGCTCGCCGACGGCTGA